One window from the genome of Gimesia aquarii encodes:
- a CDS encoding HEAT repeat domain-containing protein yields MEAVNLSGDLDLSMLDQIPWIELSHAYGAAIDVPEQIRALMTADKDERGGLLWGFTSNLFHQGSVYSATVAAIPLFQQLLRYQSVAEKPLILELLANFALGYPEDLDYVKLNEFVGHSKREYSHANDEYGRECYLGVAAGMPLYEALLDDDHPRTVISACYLMAFFPAHAFESCPRLLAISSDETQSDFVRSSALIACSYLNGGSVAEQYFDLLSDLLKNGSVELDTPVSLLVATAAYCALRKHERPKDESQRALAMQVAEQALQNDILLPDDGVYPKPAQFDADDLVGYSQQLYNPDEAFPWGDLLLRLEKVTRKKSAALKARRQREMSLRKRKWLDPSIYKVQPNAFDRDNVLAAVRRLHAWLDVKRDKLPQDVLDEFEPFKPYLDLVWDEVLKLLDSDDRFVSTAAQSLVQHATPLSDTIINSLIDRLYDGDTRLANVLKECSLSEQQCEGMCDRLVSGRFESGFGKNQETYREIVCKQGTDEQLWKLFNHIPSADRTWARLALIERGLLDEHDPRVYDIQATDCMSNNLGPSIGARYNFAKSNDYQEWFFSNYQDLEKERRWAVIEAMEQFGADLTKQEEILRTTIVREEFPLLKAKLIRLMNGFNPVTREHLQYLFSLLSADASTVERSAIVTTLGNWLSRGLDDRIIPELLKLTSDESVSVRRIALSVIAFGNGPDTRHGDDKIAVEIEGASDVLRDALSDDDEQIRRLAIYHLFRRKVLSPDDLTLVISKEESDRVLSEAMLAAALLPQANRFGLEEKSRDLAKKYTLTSSVLSWVNHRS; encoded by the coding sequence GTGGAAGCCGTGAATCTGTCGGGAGATCTCGATCTGTCAATGCTGGATCAGATTCCGTGGATCGAATTATCACACGCATACGGCGCAGCCATCGATGTGCCTGAGCAGATTCGTGCGCTGATGACTGCCGACAAAGACGAACGCGGCGGTCTGCTTTGGGGGTTTACCTCGAATCTCTTTCACCAGGGAAGCGTGTACTCGGCGACGGTCGCTGCAATTCCGCTCTTTCAGCAACTTTTGCGGTATCAGTCGGTTGCCGAAAAACCGTTGATCCTCGAACTCCTGGCAAACTTTGCACTTGGATATCCTGAAGATTTGGATTACGTCAAGCTCAATGAATTTGTAGGACATAGTAAGCGTGAATATTCACACGCCAATGATGAGTATGGGCGAGAATGCTATTTGGGTGTAGCCGCAGGTATGCCGTTGTACGAAGCCCTGCTGGACGATGATCATCCCCGCACTGTAATTTCAGCATGCTACCTAATGGCATTTTTTCCGGCTCACGCATTCGAGAGTTGTCCCAGACTATTGGCGATTTCCTCTGATGAAACACAATCCGATTTCGTTCGCAGCTCGGCACTGATTGCGTGCAGCTATTTGAATGGCGGTTCAGTTGCAGAACAGTATTTCGACCTCCTGTCAGATCTGCTCAAAAATGGCTCTGTCGAATTGGACACCCCGGTATCCTTACTTGTCGCTACTGCCGCGTATTGTGCTTTACGAAAGCATGAACGGCCGAAGGATGAATCTCAACGAGCCCTGGCAATGCAAGTGGCCGAACAAGCGTTGCAAAACGATATACTATTGCCGGATGATGGTGTGTATCCGAAGCCTGCCCAATTTGATGCCGATGATTTAGTAGGATACTCTCAACAGCTCTATAACCCGGACGAGGCATTTCCCTGGGGAGATTTGCTTTTACGTCTCGAAAAGGTCACAAGAAAAAAATCGGCAGCTTTGAAAGCACGCAGACAGCGTGAAATGTCACTTCGGAAACGAAAGTGGTTAGATCCATCAATTTACAAAGTCCAACCAAATGCCTTTGACCGTGATAATGTGTTGGCAGCCGTTCGCAGGCTGCACGCCTGGCTGGATGTCAAGCGTGATAAGCTACCACAGGACGTCCTTGATGAATTCGAGCCGTTCAAACCGTATCTCGATCTGGTCTGGGACGAAGTTCTGAAACTGCTCGACAGCGACGACCGATTTGTCAGCACAGCGGCACAGAGTTTGGTACAGCATGCGACGCCTTTGTCGGATACAATCATCAATTCCCTGATTGACCGCTTGTACGACGGTGACACACGTCTGGCCAACGTTCTCAAGGAATGTTCACTCTCAGAACAACAATGCGAGGGCATGTGCGACCGGTTAGTGTCGGGTCGCTTTGAGTCAGGCTTTGGCAAGAACCAGGAAACGTATCGTGAAATTGTCTGCAAACAAGGCACGGACGAACAACTCTGGAAATTGTTTAATCACATTCCGTCCGCCGATCGCACTTGGGCTCGTCTGGCACTGATCGAACGCGGCCTACTCGATGAACACGACCCACGTGTTTATGATATCCAAGCAACCGACTGTATGTCGAACAATCTCGGCCCCTCTATTGGAGCCCGTTACAATTTTGCAAAGTCAAACGATTACCAGGAGTGGTTCTTTTCTAATTACCAGGACCTTGAAAAAGAAAGACGCTGGGCTGTGATCGAAGCGATGGAGCAGTTCGGTGCTGATCTTACAAAACAGGAAGAAATACTGCGCACGACCATTGTTAGAGAAGAATTTCCGTTGCTGAAAGCCAAGCTGATTCGGCTCATGAACGGTTTCAATCCGGTAACGCGGGAGCATTTGCAGTACCTGTTTTCATTGCTGAGTGCGGATGCTTCAACAGTGGAACGGTCTGCCATTGTGACGACCTTAGGCAATTGGTTGAGTCGCGGACTCGATGACCGGATTATTCCGGAACTATTGAAGCTGACGTCGGACGAATCGGTTTCCGTCCGACGCATCGCTTTGAGTGTGATTGCCTTCGGAAACGGTCCGGACACGAGACACGGTGATGATAAGATCGCTGTCGAAATCGAAGGCGCCTCGGATGTGTTGAGAGACGCGCTCAGTGATGATGACGAACAGATCCGTCGTCTGGCCATTTATCATTTATTTCGTCGGAAGGTATTGAGTCCGGATGATCTGACCCTCGTCATATCGAAAGAAGAGTCCGACCGGGTATTAAGTGAAGCGATGCTTGCCGCAGCACTGCTTCCACAAGCAAACCGATTTGGCCTCGAAGAAAAAAGCCGCGATTTGGCCAAAAAATACACGCTGACATCAAGCGTATTGAGTTGGGTTAACCATCGATCTTGA
- a CDS encoding SMI1/KNR4 family protein, which yields MATNDITRLWTFSDGSQAPDAPPPVTDAQLDEFEIRYGIKLPPEMIKLYQQQNGGFSERHLFSFWSIQLGKNSDITTLSSLIDDHDEDGLESIWKKQLGDLNRVFIILGDGHFYFVLNYNEIRDGQPIVWYVSDEVVRSTSLNFADWLFSDGGAA from the coding sequence ATGGCGACAAATGATATCACACGACTTTGGACGTTTTCTGACGGCTCACAAGCCCCTGACGCACCACCACCAGTGACCGATGCACAGCTTGACGAATTTGAAATACGGTATGGCATCAAGTTGCCGCCGGAAATGATCAAACTTTATCAACAACAGAATGGTGGATTTTCGGAACGTCACCTTTTCTCATTCTGGTCAATTCAACTTGGGAAAAACTCTGACATCACAACGCTTTCGAGTTTGATAGACGATCACGACGAGGATGGGCTTGAATCCATCTGGAAAAAACAACTTGGTGATCTCAATCGTGTGTTTATCATCCTGGGTGATGGTCATTTTTACTTCGTACTGAACTATAACGAAATTCGTGATGGTCAGCCAATCGTTTGGTATGTCTCGGACGAAGTGGTGCGATCAACGTCTTTGAATTTCGCTGATTGGTTATTCAGTGATGGAGGTGCTGCATAA